From one Prochlorococcus marinus XMU1404 genomic stretch:
- the nth gene encoding endonuclease III, with the protein MKKTERVEIIRKELKKLYPTPPIPLEHSNAYTLLVAVVLSAQSTDKKVNELTKSLFKVADNPEKMVKLGINGIYEYIKFLGLSNQKSKNIYNLSRLLIEKHKSIVPDTFEKLESLPGVGHKTASVVMSQVFKIPSFPVDTHIHRLSQRWGLSNGDSVIKTEKDLKKIFPIDEWNTLHLQIIFYGREYCTARGCDGTKCYLCRTLYPKRKKKFICKKP; encoded by the coding sequence ATGAAAAAAACTGAAAGAGTTGAAATAATTAGAAAAGAACTTAAAAAGCTATATCCAACACCTCCAATACCTCTTGAGCATTCAAATGCATATACACTTTTAGTCGCAGTAGTTTTAAGTGCACAATCAACTGATAAGAAAGTTAATGAATTAACAAAAAGCTTATTTAAAGTTGCAGATAACCCAGAAAAGATGGTGAAGCTTGGTATTAACGGTATTTATGAATATATAAAATTTTTAGGACTATCTAATCAAAAATCAAAGAACATTTATAACCTATCTAGACTATTGATAGAAAAACATAAAAGTATAGTTCCAGATACCTTTGAAAAGCTTGAATCTCTCCCAGGAGTGGGTCATAAAACAGCATCAGTTGTAATGTCACAAGTTTTTAAAATCCCCTCATTCCCAGTGGATACTCACATACACCGATTGTCACAAAGATGGGGGCTATCAAATGGAGATAGTGTAATTAAAACAGAAAAAGACCTGAAAAAAATATTTCCTATTGATGAATGGAATACCTTACATTTGCAAATAATCTTTTACGGTCGAGAATACTGCACAGCAAGAGGCTGTGATGGAACAAAGTGTTATTTATGTCGTACACTTTATCCCAAAAGAAAAAAGAAATTTATATGTAAAAAGCCATGA
- a CDS encoding SDR family oxidoreductase — MKIAITGASGKTGYRISEEAVKKGYKVRQIIRKNSKVSEGLKSLETIRVSLDKKEDLDKALKDIDALIIATGARASLDLTGPAKVDALGVYRQLESCKRVGIKRIILVSSLCTGKLFHPLNLFGLILIWKKIGENYLRNSNLEWTIIRPGGLKESEDIKSENINYSKEDTQINGSIPRRLVAKCCIDSLKNKDSINKLIEVTSSSKNKKISFKKAMQMI, encoded by the coding sequence ATGAAAATAGCAATTACTGGTGCATCGGGGAAAACAGGTTATAGAATTTCTGAAGAAGCAGTTAAAAAAGGATATAAAGTAAGGCAAATCATTAGAAAGAACTCAAAAGTTTCAGAAGGCCTTAAGAGTCTAGAAACAATTAGAGTTTCATTAGATAAAAAAGAGGATCTAGATAAAGCTTTAAAAGATATTGATGCTTTGATAATTGCCACTGGTGCGAGAGCTTCTTTAGATTTAACTGGTCCTGCAAAGGTTGATGCACTAGGTGTATACAGGCAATTAGAGAGTTGCAAAAGGGTAGGTATTAAGAGAATTATTTTGGTAAGTTCACTTTGTACTGGTAAATTATTTCATCCCTTAAACCTGTTTGGGTTAATTCTTATTTGGAAGAAAATAGGTGAAAATTACCTACGAAATTCAAATTTAGAATGGACTATTATTAGACCTGGAGGATTAAAGGAAAGTGAAGATATTAAATCAGAAAATATAAATTATTCAAAAGAGGATACTCAAATTAATGGCTCAATCCCAAGAAGATTAGTAGCGAAATGTTGTATAGATTCGTTAAAAAACAAAGACTCCATAAATAAATTAATAGAAGTAACAAGTTCAAGTAAAAATAAAAAGATATCTTTTAAAAAAGCTATGCAAATGATTTAA
- a CDS encoding PCC domain-containing protein, with product MQPHSLKLSPESDLKNSIKEYSLLNNLYGYVSGVVGNLRTVCIQCPGNQEINKFEGNLEIVSLNGHFNKGNVHLHLSFADEGCNVFGGHLEQGCIVKKGTDILLISFEQKIINISSHDLFKNKSRVKVYILKDCPWSKRAIRLLNSLSICHEVTLIDNDESFQKIMFKSNHNTFPQIFLDNKFFGGYDELSEQVKLDNLSSFK from the coding sequence ATGCAGCCTCATAGCCTAAAGCTATCTCCAGAATCTGATTTGAAAAATTCAATTAAAGAATATTCTTTATTGAATAATTTATACGGTTATGTTTCTGGAGTGGTTGGAAATCTTAGAACAGTTTGTATTCAATGCCCAGGAAATCAGGAGATAAATAAATTTGAAGGAAATCTAGAGATAGTATCTCTAAACGGTCATTTTAATAAAGGAAATGTTCATTTACATTTGAGTTTTGCAGATGAGGGATGTAATGTCTTTGGCGGGCATCTTGAGCAGGGATGTATTGTAAAAAAAGGTACTGATATATTATTAATTTCTTTTGAACAAAAAATTATTAATATCTCAAGTCATGATTTATTTAAAAATAAATCACGAGTAAAAGTTTATATTTTAAAAGATTGTCCTTGGTCTAAAAGAGCAATTAGGTTACTTAATTCTTTATCTATCTGTCATGAAGTTACTTTAATTGATAATGATGAAAGCTTTCAAAAAATAATGTTTAAAAGTAACCACAATACTTTCCCTCAAATATTTCTGGATAATAAATTTTTTGGAGGATATGATGAACTATCAGAACAAGTAAAATTAGATAATTTAAGTTCATTTAAATGA
- the pgsA gene encoding CDP-diacylglycerol--glycerol-3-phosphate 3-phosphatidyltransferase: MLTRKILQNLSLNIPNLLSISRLFLVFPLILFLEIDRPFYVFILIIIGGLTDYFDGLIARKFNLKTRLGAILDPLSDKVFYLIPLVFLCKNNLIPFWSLTLILFRELIISSLRNLAKDGLPASQLGKFKTFFFFISVITFFSPLKIGLLDNLALVFYWMGFLLTFFTLFGYLRIKKNPI, translated from the coding sequence TTGTTAACTAGAAAAATTCTTCAAAATTTGTCATTAAATATTCCTAACTTATTATCGATATCTCGCCTTTTCCTTGTATTTCCCCTAATACTTTTTTTAGAAATTGATAGACCTTTTTATGTTTTTATTTTGATTATTATTGGTGGTTTAACTGATTATTTTGACGGGCTAATTGCAAGAAAATTTAATCTTAAAACAAGATTAGGAGCTATCCTTGATCCCTTAAGCGATAAAGTATTCTATTTGATTCCTTTAGTTTTCCTTTGCAAAAATAATTTAATACCTTTCTGGTCTTTAACATTAATTTTATTTAGAGAATTAATAATATCTAGCCTGAGGAACCTTGCAAAAGATGGTTTGCCGGCATCTCAATTAGGAAAGTTTAAAACATTTTTCTTTTTTATTTCAGTAATCACATTCTTCTCGCCATTAAAAATAGGTTTATTGGACAATTTAGCTTTAGTTTTTTATTGGATGGGATTCTTACTGACTTTTTTCACTTTATTTGGTTATTTAAGAATTAAAAAGAATCCTATCTGA